Proteins found in one Lates calcarifer isolate ASB-BC8 linkage group LG8, TLL_Latcal_v3, whole genome shotgun sequence genomic segment:
- the LOC108899260 gene encoding uncharacterized protein LOC108899260 isoform X1, whose translation MLMRALQRTLISSYPHSRKHSQISSCGLIFSHILQMKQTALSSQGKMSTCVLLTALFTLPLALGWVIPAEREEVQRLCAGKEFRLPVYSTSRTVTFTPNPDGPRRVLLEKTTVKDPRFEWTRDKMLVLKEVTHSDQGLYAIKLYSGFTYETVHLVVSECIKSYYRNYGENFEHHIPENGSLLEFSPRGAPHEAMPIVLWNRTDPETSDLGRGRLLRGGKIWVAERVTQADQGNYTVKDMHGKALSRSTLTVRGHSFNVTRFTKESLNLPLFLPVPHAHLIFTPTRYPDESSLGPFDPKPPRGPVQLIREGQITDHDMRYRGLISLGRNGTVNEVVIARLTSRHNGLYEIRDGDGNLVSSTILQVIEKGARWRALLKSITVPSGMFVSLAGFILFMKRYPNCSLSQIIAGLRANRTPPANPPRVNIQDYSRPNPEPSGYYSHSQQPGTPRKWTPRASPTHTGYAPVMIGTPRAENQGTNILMAGSSPSRNATTEPDTSSEEERRISFPVPGVSDCLHSSEDCVQFQIKKDGDKERWSKSQEYFSTLPLEADTSESCSVYTSEKLNFL comes from the exons ATGCTCATGCGCGCTCTGCAGAGGACGTTGATATCCTCTTACCCTCATTCACGTAAACATTCACAAATATCAAGCTGTGGACTCATCTTTTCACACATCCTGCAG ATGAAACAAACTGCTCTGTCTTCACAGGGGAAGATGTCCACCTGTGTCCTACTCACTGCCCTCTTTACCCTTCCTCTCGCTTTGG GTTGGGTCATACCAG CGGAAAGAGAAGAAGTCCAGAGGTTGTGTGCCGGGAAGGAATTTCGTCTTCCGGTGTACTCCACGTCCAGAACAGTGACTTTTACGCCAAACCCTGATGGACCGAGGCGTGTCCTGCTTGAAAAAACCACG GTGAAGGACCCACGGTTCGAGTGGACCAGAGATAAGATGTTAGTCCTGAAAGAAGTGACTCACAGTGATCAGGGACTTTATGCCATCAAACTGTACTCTGGATTCACCTACGAGACTGTTCATCTAGTCGTTTCAG AATGCATCAAGTCTTACTACAGGAACTACGGGGAGAACTTTGAGCACCACATCCCTGAAAATGGCTCTCTTCTGGAGTTTTCTCCCCGGGGTGCCCCACACGAGGCCATGCCCATTGTCCTTTGGAACCGGACAGACCCCGAAACCAGCGATTTGGGGCGAGGTCGGCTGCTGCGGGGCGGGAAGATCTGGGTGGCCGAGAGAGTGACGCAAGCAGACCAAGGCAACTACACCGTGAAAGACATGCATGGGAAGGCGCTGTCTCGCAGCACGCTCACTGTCCGTg GGCACTCCTTCAATGTCACCCGCTTCACCAAGGAGTCTCTAAACCTGcccctctttcttcctgtccCTCATGCCCACCTCATTTTTACCCCCACCCGATACCCCGATGAATCCTCCCTGGGCCCTTTCGACCCCAAGCCCCCCCGCGGCCCTGTGCAGCTGATTCGCGAGGGCCAGATAACAGACCACGACATGCGCTACAGGGGACTCATCTCCCTGGGCAGGAACGGTACCGTCAATGAGGTCGTCATAGCGAGGCTGACCTCAAGGCACAATGGGCTGTATGAAATCAGGGATGGCGATGGCAACCTGGTGTCCTCCACCATTTTGCAGGTGATCG AAAAGGGGGCAAGATGGCGAGCACTTCTTAAGTCCATCACTGTCCCCTCTGGGATGTTTGTGTCACTGGCTGGTTTCATCCTGTTTATGAAGCGCTACCCAAACTGCAGCCTGTCGCAGATCATCGCCGGCCTCAGAGCGAACCGCACACCACCAGCCAACCCTCCGAGAGTTAACATTCAG gacTACAGTCGGCCCAACCCTGAGCCCTCAGGCTACTACAGTCACTCTCAGCAACCTGGGACACCAAGAAAATGGACCCCAAGAGCCAGTCCAACTCATACT GGTTACGCTCCCGTTATGATTGGTACTCCGAGAGCTGAGAATCAGGGAACAAACATATTGATGGCTGGGAGCTCCCCTAGTCGTAATGCAACCACTGAG CCGGACACATCtagtgaggaagagagaaggattTCCTTTCCAGTACCCGGAGTTTCAGATTGTCTCCACTCCTCCGAGGACTGTGTTCAATTCCAGATCAAGAAAGATGGAGATAAAGAAAGGTGGAGTAAATCACAAGAATACTTTTCCACACTTCCGCTAGAGGCGGACACCTCAGAATCCTGCAGTGTGTACACTTCAGAGAAACTGAACTTTTTATAA
- the LOC108899260 gene encoding uncharacterized protein LOC108899260 isoform X2: MLMRALQRTLISSYPHSRKHSQISSCGLIFSHILQGKMSTCVLLTALFTLPLALGWVIPAEREEVQRLCAGKEFRLPVYSTSRTVTFTPNPDGPRRVLLEKTTVKDPRFEWTRDKMLVLKEVTHSDQGLYAIKLYSGFTYETVHLVVSECIKSYYRNYGENFEHHIPENGSLLEFSPRGAPHEAMPIVLWNRTDPETSDLGRGRLLRGGKIWVAERVTQADQGNYTVKDMHGKALSRSTLTVRGHSFNVTRFTKESLNLPLFLPVPHAHLIFTPTRYPDESSLGPFDPKPPRGPVQLIREGQITDHDMRYRGLISLGRNGTVNEVVIARLTSRHNGLYEIRDGDGNLVSSTILQVIEKGARWRALLKSITVPSGMFVSLAGFILFMKRYPNCSLSQIIAGLRANRTPPANPPRVNIQDYSRPNPEPSGYYSHSQQPGTPRKWTPRASPTHTGYAPVMIGTPRAENQGTNILMAGSSPSRNATTEPDTSSEEERRISFPVPGVSDCLHSSEDCVQFQIKKDGDKERWSKSQEYFSTLPLEADTSESCSVYTSEKLNFL; encoded by the exons ATGCTCATGCGCGCTCTGCAGAGGACGTTGATATCCTCTTACCCTCATTCACGTAAACATTCACAAATATCAAGCTGTGGACTCATCTTTTCACACATCCTGCAG GGGAAGATGTCCACCTGTGTCCTACTCACTGCCCTCTTTACCCTTCCTCTCGCTTTGG GTTGGGTCATACCAG CGGAAAGAGAAGAAGTCCAGAGGTTGTGTGCCGGGAAGGAATTTCGTCTTCCGGTGTACTCCACGTCCAGAACAGTGACTTTTACGCCAAACCCTGATGGACCGAGGCGTGTCCTGCTTGAAAAAACCACG GTGAAGGACCCACGGTTCGAGTGGACCAGAGATAAGATGTTAGTCCTGAAAGAAGTGACTCACAGTGATCAGGGACTTTATGCCATCAAACTGTACTCTGGATTCACCTACGAGACTGTTCATCTAGTCGTTTCAG AATGCATCAAGTCTTACTACAGGAACTACGGGGAGAACTTTGAGCACCACATCCCTGAAAATGGCTCTCTTCTGGAGTTTTCTCCCCGGGGTGCCCCACACGAGGCCATGCCCATTGTCCTTTGGAACCGGACAGACCCCGAAACCAGCGATTTGGGGCGAGGTCGGCTGCTGCGGGGCGGGAAGATCTGGGTGGCCGAGAGAGTGACGCAAGCAGACCAAGGCAACTACACCGTGAAAGACATGCATGGGAAGGCGCTGTCTCGCAGCACGCTCACTGTCCGTg GGCACTCCTTCAATGTCACCCGCTTCACCAAGGAGTCTCTAAACCTGcccctctttcttcctgtccCTCATGCCCACCTCATTTTTACCCCCACCCGATACCCCGATGAATCCTCCCTGGGCCCTTTCGACCCCAAGCCCCCCCGCGGCCCTGTGCAGCTGATTCGCGAGGGCCAGATAACAGACCACGACATGCGCTACAGGGGACTCATCTCCCTGGGCAGGAACGGTACCGTCAATGAGGTCGTCATAGCGAGGCTGACCTCAAGGCACAATGGGCTGTATGAAATCAGGGATGGCGATGGCAACCTGGTGTCCTCCACCATTTTGCAGGTGATCG AAAAGGGGGCAAGATGGCGAGCACTTCTTAAGTCCATCACTGTCCCCTCTGGGATGTTTGTGTCACTGGCTGGTTTCATCCTGTTTATGAAGCGCTACCCAAACTGCAGCCTGTCGCAGATCATCGCCGGCCTCAGAGCGAACCGCACACCACCAGCCAACCCTCCGAGAGTTAACATTCAG gacTACAGTCGGCCCAACCCTGAGCCCTCAGGCTACTACAGTCACTCTCAGCAACCTGGGACACCAAGAAAATGGACCCCAAGAGCCAGTCCAACTCATACT GGTTACGCTCCCGTTATGATTGGTACTCCGAGAGCTGAGAATCAGGGAACAAACATATTGATGGCTGGGAGCTCCCCTAGTCGTAATGCAACCACTGAG CCGGACACATCtagtgaggaagagagaaggattTCCTTTCCAGTACCCGGAGTTTCAGATTGTCTCCACTCCTCCGAGGACTGTGTTCAATTCCAGATCAAGAAAGATGGAGATAAAGAAAGGTGGAGTAAATCACAAGAATACTTTTCCACACTTCCGCTAGAGGCGGACACCTCAGAATCCTGCAGTGTGTACACTTCAGAGAAACTGAACTTTTTATAA